The proteins below come from a single Chryseobacterium bernardetii genomic window:
- a CDS encoding class I SAM-dependent methyltransferase: MENEELKNLAQHLANPQGEKGIEIGEMMNATNIGMTLESIRTLSIDDGQQILEIGHGNAGHLKGIMNLAKNLRYTGIDISETMHNEAKKLNKEFESQAEFVLYEGKKLPFQDETFDKIFTVNTVYFWENPVGFLNEIYRVLKDEGTFVLTFGQRDFMEKLPFTAYNFKLYNNDEMEELVSKSQFKRMKTSEREEEIKSKTGNETIQRIYTILTIKK, encoded by the coding sequence ATGGAAAACGAAGAATTGAAAAACCTCGCACAGCATCTTGCCAACCCGCAGGGAGAAAAAGGTATAGAGATCGGTGAAATGATGAATGCTACTAACATCGGTATGACGTTAGAAAGTATCAGAACCCTTTCGATAGATGACGGTCAGCAAATCCTTGAAATAGGGCACGGAAACGCCGGACATCTTAAAGGTATAATGAATCTTGCCAAAAACCTCAGGTACACAGGAATTGATATTTCTGAAACTATGCACAATGAAGCCAAAAAGCTCAATAAAGAATTTGAAAGTCAGGCAGAATTTGTGTTGTACGAAGGAAAAAAGCTTCCTTTTCAGGATGAGACTTTCGATAAAATATTTACAGTCAACACCGTGTATTTCTGGGAAAATCCTGTTGGTTTTTTAAATGAGATTTACAGGGTTTTAAAAGATGAGGGAACTTTTGTTTTAACCTTCGGGCAAAGAGATTTCATGGAGAAACTTCCGTTTACAGCATATAATTTTAAGCTTTATAATAATGACGAAATGGAAGAACTGGTTTCCAAAAGCCAATTCAAAAGAATGAAAACTTCAGAAAGAGAAGAAGAAATAAAAAGTAAAACAGGAAACGAAACAATACAAAGAATCTATACAATTTTAACCATAAAAAAATAA
- a CDS encoding heme/hemin ABC transporter substrate-binding protein: protein MKKFILAVSVLIAVYSCKKEEGGQKENTTEATSEAPKSNNKIVTLSGGITEIVTALGHEKEIVGTDVTSTYPASLKATAKDLGHVRSMTIEPIMAVNPTLILASDKDINPELLGKIKSSGIKAEVFKQEYTVEGTKKLIEEVAEAVGNTDYQKLNDKIDADLKKVQPLTKKPKVLFIYARGNMLMVAGKNTPMASLINLAGGENAVNDFEDFKPLTPEAVVKANPDVLFFFETGLQGAGGNEGALKMPGVSQTSAGKNKKIIAMDGGLVSGFGPRLGEAAVGLNKLLIESTK from the coding sequence ATGAAGAAATTTATCCTGGCAGTTTCTGTTCTTATAGCAGTGTATTCCTGCAAAAAAGAAGAAGGTGGCCAAAAAGAAAATACAACGGAAGCAACTTCTGAAGCTCCCAAAAGCAACAATAAAATCGTAACCCTGAGCGGTGGAATTACAGAAATCGTAACGGCTTTAGGCCACGAGAAAGAAATCGTAGGAACAGATGTTACCAGTACATATCCGGCAAGTTTAAAAGCTACAGCGAAGGATCTTGGGCATGTAAGATCAATGACTATTGAGCCTATTATGGCTGTAAATCCTACTTTAATTCTGGCTTCGGATAAAGATATCAATCCTGAATTACTGGGTAAGATAAAATCATCAGGAATCAAAGCTGAAGTTTTCAAACAGGAATATACTGTGGAAGGAACAAAAAAACTGATTGAAGAGGTTGCTGAAGCAGTTGGAAATACAGATTATCAGAAGTTAAATGATAAAATAGATGCTGATTTAAAGAAGGTTCAGCCTCTTACTAAAAAGCCGAAAGTATTATTCATCTACGCCAGAGGAAATATGCTGATGGTAGCCGGTAAAAACACACCAATGGCCTCTTTAATCAATCTTGCAGGCGGAGAAAATGCGGTGAACGATTTTGAGGATTTCAAGCCATTAACTCCGGAAGCGGTTGTAAAAGCTAATCCTGATGTACTGTTCTTCTTTGAAACAGGACTACAGGGGGCAGGAGGAAACGAGGGAGCGTTGAAGATGCCCGGAGTTTCCCAAACCAGTGCTGGGAAAAATAAAAAGATCATCGCAATGGATGGAGGGCTGGTTTCAGGATTCGGACCTAGGCTAGGAGAAGCAGCAGTTGGATTAAACAAACTTTTAATTGAAAGCACAAAGTAA
- a CDS encoding heme ABC transporter ATP-binding protein has product MIRAHQINYKHKEFRILDGVDVSLEYGEFLAIVGPNGAGKSSLLSVLAHEVKSEKRKVLFKDKPIEDWNVKDLSIHKAKFSQHNSNDIPLEVKDVVMMGRYPYFDAQPGKEDLEAMNNKMYETDIFHLKDREYNSLSGGEKQRVHLSRVMAQLENNVAHKLVFLDEPLNNLDIKHQYKALEIIKNFTQKANSAVVVLHDLNLAAQFADKILLMKSGQVSAYGTPQEVFTAKNISSAYNFPCTICEHPITNNPMIIFG; this is encoded by the coding sequence ATGATCAGGGCACATCAAATTAATTATAAGCATAAAGAATTCAGGATTCTGGATGGAGTAGATGTTTCGTTGGAATATGGGGAATTTTTAGCCATTGTAGGCCCTAACGGAGCAGGGAAGTCAAGCCTTTTAAGTGTGCTGGCCCACGAAGTGAAATCTGAAAAGCGAAAAGTCTTATTTAAAGATAAACCCATTGAAGACTGGAATGTAAAAGATCTTTCTATCCATAAGGCCAAGTTTTCACAGCATAACAGCAATGATATTCCTCTTGAAGTAAAAGATGTTGTGATGATGGGAAGATATCCTTATTTTGATGCACAGCCGGGAAAAGAAGACCTCGAAGCCATGAACAATAAGATGTACGAAACAGACATTTTTCATCTTAAAGACAGAGAATACAACTCTCTTTCAGGTGGAGAGAAACAAAGGGTACACCTTTCAAGAGTAATGGCCCAGCTGGAGAACAATGTTGCCCATAAACTGGTCTTTCTGGATGAACCTCTGAATAACCTGGATATTAAACATCAGTACAAAGCACTGGAAATCATCAAAAATTTTACTCAGAAAGCGAACAGCGCTGTTGTTGTGCTTCATGATCTGAATCTTGCTGCTCAGTTTGCAGATAAAATTTTATTAATGAAATCCGGACAGGTGTCTGCATATGGAACTCCACAGGAAGTTTTTACAGCAAAAAATATCAGTAGTGCTTATAATTTCCCATGCACCATTTGCGAACATCCTATTACCAATAACCCAATGATCATTTTTGGATAA
- a CDS encoding FecCD family ABC transporter permease — protein sequence MKAQSKLYFYITISTILLISIAVWSINTGVYDFGGKSAFKVLGKVIQGDSGLSLSDKYVVWDVRAARIIMAVLIGSMLAVSGTSLQGLFKNPLATGDLIGLTSGATLLAAIAIVLGGHFKQYLPEAIQFSLVGISAFIGSFLSMMLVYRISTSGGKTNVVMMLLTGVAITAIGFSITGFLIYISKDEQLRDLTFWNLGSLAAATWTKNIILAIVMIVAYIILLPKGKALNAMMLGEKDAQHLGVNVERLKKQIIIIVALMVGSCVAFSGTIGFVGLIVPYILRLLFKSNYTFILPLSAVCGSILLLTADTFSRSIVEPSELPIGILTALMGGPIFIAILVKFKKSL from the coding sequence TTGAAAGCACAAAGTAAATTATACTTTTATATAACAATAAGTACCATACTGCTTATAAGTATAGCGGTATGGTCTATTAATACAGGGGTTTACGATTTTGGTGGTAAATCTGCATTTAAAGTTTTAGGAAAAGTAATACAGGGAGATTCCGGGTTGTCATTAAGTGATAAATATGTAGTCTGGGATGTAAGGGCCGCCAGAATTATAATGGCTGTTTTAATAGGAAGTATGTTGGCCGTTTCAGGAACGAGCCTGCAGGGACTTTTTAAGAATCCTCTGGCAACAGGAGATTTAATAGGCCTTACATCAGGCGCAACACTGTTGGCTGCTATTGCAATTGTTTTAGGAGGACATTTTAAGCAATACCTTCCTGAAGCCATACAGTTCTCGCTGGTAGGCATATCTGCATTCATTGGATCTTTTTTATCCATGATGCTGGTGTACAGGATCTCTACAAGCGGAGGGAAGACCAATGTGGTCATGATGCTGTTAACAGGAGTTGCCATTACAGCAATTGGCTTTTCCATCACCGGTTTTTTGATTTATATATCAAAAGATGAACAGCTGAGAGATCTTACCTTCTGGAATTTAGGAAGTTTAGCTGCAGCAACGTGGACAAAGAATATCATTCTTGCCATTGTAATGATTGTTGCCTATATTATTTTACTGCCTAAGGGAAAAGCTTTGAATGCAATGATGTTGGGAGAGAAAGATGCACAGCATTTAGGAGTGAATGTAGAAAGGCTGAAAAAGCAGATTATTATTATTGTTGCCTTGATGGTAGGAAGCTGTGTTGCTTTTTCGGGGACTATTGGTTTTGTTGGGCTTATTGTACCTTATATTTTAAGACTGTTATTCAAGTCCAATTATACATTTATTCTGCCTTTATCAGCTGTGTGCGGAAGTATTTTACTTCTTACGGCAGATACATTCAGCAGAAGCATTGTAGAACCGTCAGAATTACCGATCGGAATTCTGACCGCTTTAATGGGAGGACCTATTTTTATTGCTATTTTGGTTAAATTTAAAAAATCACTGTAA
- a CDS encoding HmuY family protein translates to MKKILFYLLVGTSFIAQSCMNPNEDPVSVIPSEGASVNPFVNGSAQPNQVWIDLSDIDALSGQPKQTVTNRTDWDLAFYSGNEFKVVLNTSIMMAAAKIQNAVNIENVKESDVKALKDDVQVANFNPDNVQYIDDVKGNFPSGATAIEEIRANASENAVYLVNLGKELYTGTIATGSTITGGEDRGWMKVQIVRMGDGYKVKYGELNATGAAIKEVEVKKNKAYNYTFFSLKKNKEVIIQPEKSKWDICFTVFTNIIPSVGSYINADFVTTNNIGNVGAYEVKVASGTMVDTFNKFKKEDVDDSRFVYNDQRVIGGNWREVGPEGSKVKGDIFYIIKDASGAYYKIRFVKIVNEKGERGNPTFMYKAL, encoded by the coding sequence ATGAAAAAAATACTATTCTATCTTTTAGTAGGAACATCATTTATTGCTCAATCCTGTATGAATCCCAATGAAGATCCGGTTTCGGTTATTCCTTCAGAAGGAGCTTCTGTAAATCCTTTTGTAAACGGATCCGCGCAGCCTAATCAGGTATGGATAGACTTAAGTGATATAGATGCGCTAAGTGGGCAGCCTAAGCAAACTGTTACCAACAGAACAGACTGGGATCTTGCATTTTATTCTGGGAATGAATTTAAAGTGGTTTTAAACACTTCTATTATGATGGCTGCTGCCAAAATTCAAAATGCTGTTAATATTGAAAACGTAAAAGAGTCTGATGTAAAGGCTTTAAAAGATGATGTACAGGTCGCTAATTTTAACCCTGATAATGTACAGTATATTGACGATGTGAAAGGGAACTTTCCCTCTGGAGCTACAGCTATAGAAGAAATAAGAGCCAATGCATCTGAAAATGCAGTTTATCTTGTTAATCTGGGTAAAGAGCTTTATACCGGGACAATTGCTACAGGTTCTACCATCACAGGAGGGGAGGATAGAGGCTGGATGAAAGTGCAGATAGTAAGAATGGGAGATGGCTATAAAGTGAAATATGGAGAGCTTAATGCTACCGGGGCTGCCATTAAAGAAGTTGAAGTGAAGAAAAACAAAGCTTACAATTATACTTTTTTTAGTTTAAAAAAGAATAAAGAAGTGATTATTCAGCCTGAAAAAAGTAAGTGGGACATTTGTTTTACAGTATTTACCAATATCATTCCAAGTGTAGGAAGCTATATTAATGCAGATTTTGTAACTACCAATAATATAGGAAATGTAGGAGCTTATGAAGTTAAAGTAGCATCAGGAACAATGGTTGATACCTTTAATAAGTTTAAAAAAGAGGATGTGGATGATTCCAGATTTGTATACAATGATCAGAGGGTAATCGGAGGCAACTGGAGAGAAGTTGGCCCCGAAGGATCAAAAGTAAAAGGAGATATCTTTTATATCATTAAAGATGCATCAGGAGCTTATTACAAAATAAGATTCGTGAAAATTGTTAATGAAAAAGGAGAAAGAGGAAACCCAACATTTATGTATAAAGCCTTGTAA
- a CDS encoding TonB-dependent receptor plug domain-containing protein produces MKKKVLSILSLSAICWISAQEQDSLKQKKIEEVVVTGQYTQQSINKSIYKVEVINAAQIKNMAATNVADVLNQSLNVLITSDRNSGNSTASLMGLGGEYTKILIDNIPVVGDIGLGNNIDLTKLNINNVERIEVVRGSMGVDYGSNAVAGVINIITKKNSRKRITLNASVQEETVGKEYDSKKKGEGRHIQTLNIGYNINENWYIGAHINHNDFQGFKGSQEGYKYFEQDGKRGYLWQPKDVINADGVVRYTKNKTSIFYKFGFVNEKLNYYNPIVNEHFYDVKNRTYASDDRDYYTTRYLHQLNVQTRLGTVNYTGDFSYQTQDRKYRDFKYDIPNRKVIGDKNEYESYNKADVFYSRGVFSNFLDNKKIDFQLGYELDHTSGFAGNIAGSFKGTDNVKRKIFNYANFMSVEWNAADWLSLRPGYRLALSDKFDTQHNYSLTARAKVTDNDNFRLVIGSANRFPNFDELYTYMVDSNHDIKGNENLIPETGMTASLNGEKTFTTVSGWNLGLGASATYLHVKDRIESVTVSRQPLKYQYLNLDKYKSYLFEANFKAQKEQLSLAANIAYYGISKELTDGFITSPDDFFYTLEASAMVNYVVPHISTTLSLFYKYTGTTQQFALSADLKNPTYELGERGDFHMMNFIITQPFFNQHLEASLGVKNIFDVTSVKDTTLTGNAHSTADPKINLFYGRSFFARLSYNF; encoded by the coding sequence ATGAAGAAGAAGGTGCTTTCAATACTATCATTATCTGCAATCTGCTGGATTAGTGCACAGGAACAGGATTCTCTTAAACAGAAAAAAATAGAAGAAGTGGTTGTTACAGGGCAGTATACACAACAGTCCATCAATAAATCTATCTATAAAGTTGAAGTAATTAATGCTGCTCAGATTAAAAATATGGCTGCAACCAATGTTGCAGATGTTCTGAATCAAAGTCTTAATGTATTGATTACTTCTGATCGTAATTCTGGGAATTCTACAGCAAGCTTAATGGGACTTGGCGGGGAATATACTAAAATCTTAATAGATAATATTCCGGTAGTGGGAGATATAGGCCTGGGAAATAATATTGATCTTACTAAACTCAATATTAATAATGTGGAAAGGATAGAAGTGGTAAGAGGCTCCATGGGTGTTGATTATGGAAGCAATGCAGTAGCTGGGGTTATTAATATTATTACAAAAAAGAACAGCCGGAAAAGGATAACATTAAATGCTTCAGTACAGGAAGAAACAGTAGGAAAAGAATATGATAGTAAGAAAAAGGGGGAAGGCAGACATATCCAGACCCTAAATATAGGTTATAATATTAATGAAAATTGGTATATAGGCGCTCATATTAATCATAATGACTTCCAGGGATTCAAGGGATCACAGGAAGGATATAAATATTTTGAACAAGATGGTAAAAGAGGATATCTGTGGCAGCCTAAGGATGTTATAAATGCTGATGGAGTTGTAAGATATACTAAAAATAAAACTTCAATATTCTATAAATTCGGTTTCGTTAATGAAAAACTGAACTATTATAATCCTATTGTTAATGAGCATTTTTATGATGTAAAAAACAGAACCTATGCTTCTGATGACAGAGATTACTATACAACCAGGTATCTGCACCAGCTTAATGTACAGACCAGATTAGGAACTGTAAATTATACCGGGGATTTCTCTTATCAGACCCAGGACAGGAAGTACAGAGACTTTAAGTATGATATCCCGAACAGAAAGGTAATTGGTGATAAAAATGAATATGAATCTTACAATAAAGCGGACGTCTTTTATTCAAGAGGTGTTTTCAGTAATTTTTTAGATAATAAAAAGATTGATTTCCAGTTAGGTTATGAACTGGATCATACTTCAGGATTTGCAGGGAATATTGCGGGAAGCTTCAAGGGAACAGATAATGTAAAAAGAAAAATTTTCAATTATGCCAATTTTATGTCTGTTGAATGGAATGCTGCAGATTGGCTATCACTACGTCCCGGATATCGCCTGGCTTTGAGTGATAAGTTTGATACACAGCATAATTATTCCCTGACAGCAAGGGCTAAAGTTACAGATAACGATAATTTCAGATTGGTAATAGGAAGCGCAAACCGTTTCCCGAACTTTGATGAACTGTATACTTATATGGTAGACAGCAACCATGATATCAAGGGAAATGAAAATCTTATTCCTGAAACGGGCATGACAGCTTCTTTAAACGGAGAAAAGACTTTCACAACTGTCTCAGGATGGAATTTAGGCCTGGGAGCAAGCGCCACTTATTTGCATGTAAAAGACAGAATTGAATCTGTAACGGTAAGCAGGCAGCCTTTGAAATACCAGTATCTTAACCTGGATAAATATAAATCTTATCTGTTTGAAGCCAATTTTAAAGCACAAAAAGAACAGCTTTCTCTAGCCGCTAATATTGCATATTATGGAATCTCAAAAGAACTTACAGATGGTTTTATCACTTCACCTGATGACTTTTTCTATACCTTGGAGGCCAGTGCAATGGTGAATTATGTGGTGCCCCATATCAGTACAACCTTATCATTATTCTATAAATATACAGGAACAACACAACAGTTTGCCTTATCTGCTGATCTTAAGAATCCAACTTATGAACTTGGAGAAAGAGGGGATTTTCATATGATGAACTTCATTATTACACAGCCTTTCTTCAACCAGCATCTGGAGGCCAGCCTTGGAGTAAAGAATATTTTTGATGTAACCTCTGTAAAGGATACAACCCTTACTGGAAATGCACATAGTACTGCAGACCCGAAAATTAATCTGTTTTACGGCAGAAGCTTCTTTGCGAGGTTAAGCTACAATTTTTAA
- a CDS encoding hemin-degrading factor: MSILVNDLKEKWEALKAENPHVRIRNAAAQFGVSEAELLATSIGEGVTVLNPDFPGILTEAEKLGKVMALTRNDECVHERKGIYQNGDFSSPHAQLFVGEDIDLRIFLNHWKFAFAVVEGDKKSLQFFGKDGLALHKIYLTKNSEEAAFDAIVEKFKTEEQNQAFNFEAVAPKQAEKPDTEIDVEGFKKAWTELKDTHDFFMMTRKFGVSRTQALRLAPEGFAQKIDNSKVVNILEEASEKGTPIMVFVGNRGIIQIHTGNVKKTLWHQQWFNVMDPDFNLHLDVTKIAEAWIVKKPTEDGEVTAIEVFNKEGDFIVQFFGKRKPGIPELQEWKDLVATLEQ; encoded by the coding sequence ATGAGCATATTAGTGAATGATTTAAAGGAAAAATGGGAAGCCCTGAAAGCTGAAAATCCACATGTAAGAATAAGAAATGCCGCAGCACAGTTTGGAGTAAGTGAGGCTGAGCTATTGGCAACAAGCATCGGAGAAGGCGTTACAGTTCTGAACCCGGACTTTCCGGGAATTCTTACGGAAGCAGAAAAACTGGGAAAAGTAATGGCGCTTACCCGTAATGATGAGTGTGTTCATGAAAGAAAAGGAATTTATCAGAACGGAGATTTCAGCAGTCCGCATGCTCAGCTGTTCGTGGGGGAAGATATCGATCTTAGAATTTTCCTTAACCATTGGAAGTTTGCATTTGCAGTAGTGGAAGGAGATAAAAAAAGTCTTCAGTTCTTTGGAAAAGACGGATTGGCATTGCATAAAATCTACCTGACTAAAAACAGTGAGGAGGCTGCTTTCGATGCTATTGTAGAAAAATTTAAGACTGAAGAGCAAAATCAGGCTTTCAATTTTGAAGCAGTAGCTCCAAAACAGGCAGAAAAACCAGATACTGAAATAGATGTTGAAGGATTTAAAAAAGCATGGACAGAATTAAAAGATACACACGATTTCTTCATGATGACCAGAAAATTCGGGGTAAGCAGGACTCAGGCTTTAAGACTGGCTCCGGAAGGATTTGCTCAGAAAATTGATAACTCGAAAGTAGTGAATATCCTTGAAGAAGCTTCTGAAAAAGGAACTCCTATCATGGTTTTCGTCGGAAACAGAGGAATTATCCAGATTCACACCGGAAACGTGAAGAAAACCCTTTGGCACCAGCAATGGTTCAATGTAATGGATCCTGATTTCAATTTACACCTGGATGTTACCAAAATTGCAGAAGCATGGATTGTGAAAAAACCAACTGAAGACGGAGAAGTAACGGCTATTGAAGTTTTCAACAAAGAAGGAGACTTCATCGTTCAGTTTTTTGGCAAAAGAAAACCTGGAATTCCTGAACTTCAGGAATGGAAAGATCTTGTAGCAACTCTTGAACAATAA